In the Osmerus mordax isolate fOsmMor3 unplaced genomic scaffold, fOsmMor3.pri Scaffold_30, whole genome shotgun sequence genome, one interval contains:
- the LOC136939642 gene encoding uncharacterized protein: MAHLCVIEEIGRKCRALERAFQQANISHARLMPIESSLVNLRRLDGILSVETMQELVASLEELRALITTTHAMSGEHSEDAFSAPRMPSGQRGRPKIAITRQQIQFLVGQGYTVKRMGQLLKCSASFLYQKTRALGLPIRSSRSRTLTNEELEDHIRRLHRQFPRSGNEMMRALLRAEGFFVTRQRVRAMLTYIDPAAAARRWSATVARRTYHVPYPNSLWHMDGNMRLIRWGLVVHGAIDGYSRLVTYLNCNTNNKAVTVLTQFLKATCLYGLPSRVRSDHGGENTQVALFMNIVQGVERSSHITGESVHNQRIERLWRDVFLQVLHYFYNEFYSLEDAAILDPENDIHKLSLHLTYLPEIQRRLNMFREAWNQHSLRTENNRTPSQIWTEGMLTNIEADSTPINNVFGDDPYREDSLEALLAQHGINNFPTDIEEQFPAVVVQQLNVNLNHQQQQDILRAIEGIVDLKVKYQTCCTEISNKLNEPARGLPSIT, translated from the exons ATGGCACACCTATGTGTAATTgaagaaataggacgaaaatgcAGAGCATTAGAAAGAGCTTTCCAACAAGCTAACATAAGCCACGCACGATTGATGCCGATTGAGTCATCACTTGTGAATTTAAGAAGACTGGACGGTATTTTATCGGTGGAGACAATGCAAGAACTTGTTGCTAGCCTTGAAGAACTCCGAgctctcatcaccaccacacatgcGATGTCAGGAGAGCACAGCGAAGACGCCTTTTCAGCCCCTCGTATGCCCTCAG GCCAGCGAGGGAGACCTAAAATTGCCATAACAAGGCAGCAAATACAGTTCCTCGTGGGTCAAGGCTACACAGTCAAGCGGATGGGACAGCTGCTGAAATGTTCAGCATCTTTTTTATATCAGAAAACCAGAGCGCTTGGATTACCAATTAGGAGTTCCAGGTCAAGAACCCTAACCAATGAGGAACTTGAAGATCATATAAGAAGACTTCACAGACAGTTTCCAAGATCTGGAAATGAG ATGATGAGGGCATTGCTGCGAGCAGAAGGATTCTTTGTAAcacgacagagagtgagagcgatgcTGACTTATATTGACCCAGCGGCTGCTGCGCGAAGATGGAGTGCTACCGTGGCAAGAAGAACATACCATGTGCCATATCCCAACAGTCTGTGGCATATGGATGGAAACATGCGTCTCATCAG GTGGGGCTTAGTTGTTCATGGAGCCATAGATGGATACTCACGCCTAGTAACATACCTAAACTGTAATACAAACAACAAAGCTGTCACTGTACTTACACAGTTCTTGAAGGCAACATGCCTGTATGGACTCCCATCCAGAGTTCGCTCTGATCATGGTGGGGAGAACACACAAGTAGCATTGTTCATGAATATTGTCCAGGGTGTAGAGCGCAGTAGTCACATAACAGGGGAATCTGTTCACAACCAGAGGATAGAGCGCCTCTGGAGAGACGTGTTCCTGCAAGTTCTACACTACTTCTACAATGAATTCTACAGCCTAGAGGATGCTGCCATACTAGATCCAGAAAATGACATCCACAAGTTATCACTACACCTGACCTATCTACCAGAAATTCAACGTAGGTTGAACATGTTTAGAGAGGCCTGGAATCAGCACAGTCTAAGGACAGAAAACAACCGAACACCCTCACAGATCTGGACAGAGGGCATGCTGACCAACATAGAGGCAGACAGCACTCCCATCAACAACGTATTTGGTGATGACCCATATAGGGAGGACAGTTTAGAGGCCCTTCTGGCACAACATGGCATCAACAACTTTCCAACTGACATAGAAGAACAGTTCCCAGCTGTAGTTGTCCaacaactaaatgtaaatcttaacCACCAACAACAGCAAGACATTTTGAGGGCTATAGAGGGAATTGTGGACTTGAAAGTGAAATATCAAACATGCTGCACTGAAATTTCTAATAAGTTGAATGAGCCAGCCAGGGGACTGCCTTCAATCACATGA